In Flavobacterium sp. WV_118_3, one DNA window encodes the following:
- the pth gene encoding aminoacyl-tRNA hydrolase, whose amino-acid sequence MKIFDWLFRKKEIEENTDPMKKFLIVGLGNIGAEYVNTRHNIGFKVLDHLAKKEGLSFETVKLGTMAEYKVKGRTLFLLKPNTYMNLSGKAVQYWMDKEKIAKENIFVITDDLNLPFGTIRIKAKGSDGGHNGLKNIQLLLNSVEYPRFRFGISDQFKKGQQVDYVLGEWSEEEKSKLPERLDVAVESIRSFALSGLDITMNTFNGK is encoded by the coding sequence ATGAAAATATTTGACTGGTTATTCCGGAAAAAAGAAATAGAAGAAAATACAGATCCGATGAAAAAGTTTTTAATTGTAGGCCTGGGAAATATAGGAGCAGAATATGTCAATACGCGTCATAATATTGGGTTTAAGGTTTTGGATCACCTGGCGAAAAAAGAAGGTCTTTCGTTCGAAACCGTTAAACTGGGAACTATGGCCGAGTATAAAGTTAAAGGACGTACGTTGTTTTTGCTAAAGCCCAATACGTATATGAACCTGAGTGGAAAAGCGGTTCAGTACTGGATGGATAAAGAGAAAATTGCGAAAGAAAATATATTTGTGATCACCGATGATCTTAACCTGCCGTTCGGAACAATCCGTATCAAAGCGAAGGGAAGTGATGGCGGTCATAACGGACTTAAAAATATTCAATTGTTGCTGAATTCAGTCGAATACCCGCGTTTCCGTTTTGGAATTAGTGATCAGTTTAAAAAAGGGCAGCAGGTCGATTATGTCTTGGGCGAATGGAGTGAAGAAGAAAAGAGTAAACTTCCGGAGCGACTGGATGTTGCCGTGGAGTCAATCCGCTCTTTTGCCTTATCAGGTTTGGACATCACCATGAATACTTTTAATGGGAAGTAA
- a CDS encoding reprolysin-like metallopeptidase, with translation MKRRLLFVVSALCLAASGYAQGSLWTKVKEERIQMYEKMERASQPLKFEVFSLDLPAMKAKLQNAPLRDVSNGNSDVVVAFPNPQGKLENYRIFESPVMEAELAAKYPGIKTYIGQGIDDPSATINFSVTLFGLHTMTLSGTNGTSYIDTYTKDLNNYIVYSRSELTTNRSFSCMTEDDAEEVAGRVMNDNATAMATDGKYRVYRLAMACTIEYAAFHVNAAGLGSGTTAQKKAAVLAAMNVTMARVNGLYERDMAIHMNLVANNDVIIFIDSDNFTNDVANTLINESQTVIDANIGASNYDIGHTVSTGGGGLAQLNSPCTSNKARGITGSPSPVGDPYDIDFVAHEMGHQFGATHTFNGIGGNCTTSTRSAGTAVEPGSGNTIMGYAGICPGVDVQNNSDAHFHAVSIAQMQTFVTTTGTCSVTTNNGNTAPVVNAGANYTIPYGTAFILKGSATDTAGQTLTYCWEQTDTQISTQPPVATSTTGPNFRSFPPTTSPNRYMPRFQDVLAGNLTPTWEVVPNAARTMNFALTVRDNAAPNGGQTNRGNMVVTFANTGPFKVTSPATADVTWTQGSSQTITWNVAGTTANGINTANVNILFSSDNGATFTTLVANTPNDGSEAITVPNVASPNCRIMIEAVGNIFYALSPNIAVGYTVTTTCNTYTANPNTTIAGSAQPAWAIQGTVNVPDNVTISDLNLNVNITHPRINDLYIGLLKPGATTVGEIRIVYQQGCSTLFSNMNTTFDDSGVNLNCSGLNTAGNAYKPLNTLDIYNGQSSLGGWRLVIADLTVANSGTLNSFGVNICSRTVTLGSESFGLQDFNIYPNPNNGNFKVSFNSNSSNEIKVVLHDIRGREIFNQSYQNAGLFNQDIQLNNVQSGIYIVSVLDGDRKEVRKIVIE, from the coding sequence ATGAAAAGAAGATTACTATTCGTAGTATCGGCCTTATGCCTTGCAGCATCGGGCTATGCACAGGGTTCTCTCTGGACGAAAGTCAAGGAAGAGCGAATCCAGATGTACGAAAAGATGGAACGCGCTTCTCAGCCGCTGAAATTTGAAGTATTTTCACTTGACCTTCCAGCGATGAAAGCCAAGTTACAAAATGCTCCGTTACGCGATGTTTCCAATGGCAATTCCGATGTTGTGGTTGCCTTCCCTAACCCACAAGGAAAATTGGAAAACTACCGTATTTTCGAATCTCCGGTAATGGAAGCCGAACTAGCTGCGAAATACCCTGGTATTAAGACCTATATTGGTCAGGGTATTGACGATCCAAGTGCGACGATTAACTTTAGTGTTACCCTTTTTGGTCTTCACACAATGACTTTATCAGGCACTAACGGTACTTCATATATCGACACTTACACCAAAGACCTTAACAACTACATCGTTTACTCCAGAAGCGAACTAACTACAAACCGTTCTTTTAGCTGTATGACTGAAGACGATGCTGAAGAAGTAGCCGGACGTGTAATGAACGATAACGCAACTGCAATGGCAACCGATGGAAAATACAGAGTATACCGTTTGGCTATGGCATGTACAATCGAATACGCTGCTTTCCACGTAAATGCAGCCGGATTAGGCAGTGGTACAACCGCTCAGAAAAAAGCAGCTGTATTGGCCGCGATGAACGTTACGATGGCACGTGTTAACGGTCTTTACGAAAGAGACATGGCCATTCACATGAACCTTGTAGCGAATAACGACGTAATTATCTTTATCGATTCGGATAACTTTACCAACGACGTTGCTAATACATTAATCAACGAAAGCCAGACTGTAATTGACGCGAACATTGGTGCATCAAATTACGATATCGGACACACTGTAAGTACAGGTGGTGGAGGTTTAGCACAGTTAAACTCACCATGTACAAGCAACAAAGCAAGAGGAATCACCGGTTCTCCTTCGCCAGTTGGAGATCCATATGATATCGATTTCGTAGCACACGAAATGGGTCACCAGTTTGGAGCAACGCACACTTTTAACGGAATTGGTGGTAACTGTACTACTTCAACACGTAGTGCCGGAACAGCTGTAGAACCAGGTAGTGGTAACACCATCATGGGATACGCTGGTATCTGTCCTGGAGTTGACGTTCAGAACAACTCTGACGCACATTTCCACGCGGTAAGTATCGCTCAGATGCAAACATTTGTAACCACAACAGGAACCTGTTCTGTTACCACAAACAATGGAAACACTGCACCGGTAGTAAATGCTGGAGCAAACTATACAATTCCTTACGGAACTGCCTTTATTCTTAAAGGAAGTGCAACCGATACAGCAGGACAAACTCTAACGTACTGCTGGGAACAAACCGATACTCAGATTTCAACACAACCACCGGTAGCAACATCTACAACAGGACCGAACTTCCGTTCCTTCCCTCCAACAACGTCACCAAACCGTTATATGCCTCGATTCCAAGATGTATTAGCCGGCAACCTTACCCCAACATGGGAAGTAGTGCCAAATGCAGCCAGAACGATGAATTTCGCTTTAACGGTACGTGATAATGCAGCACCAAACGGCGGACAAACCAACCGTGGCAACATGGTAGTAACATTTGCCAACACCGGACCATTTAAAGTAACTTCTCCTGCTACAGCAGACGTTACCTGGACGCAAGGTTCTTCTCAGACCATTACATGGAACGTAGCCGGAACCACAGCAAACGGAATCAATACTGCTAACGTAAACATTTTATTCTCCAGCGACAACGGAGCTACATTTACTACTTTAGTAGCCAACACTCCAAACGACGGTTCAGAAGCGATTACCGTTCCAAACGTAGCTTCTCCAAACTGTAGAATTATGATCGAAGCCGTAGGAAACATTTTCTATGCTTTATCTCCAAATATCGCAGTTGGTTATACTGTAACTACAACTTGTAACACCTATACTGCTAACCCTAACACTACTATTGCAGGTTCCGCGCAACCGGCATGGGCAATTCAGGGTACCGTTAACGTTCCGGACAACGTAACGATTTCTGATCTTAACTTAAACGTGAACATTACACACCCAAGAATTAACGACTTATATATCGGTTTATTAAAACCAGGCGCTACAACAGTAGGTGAAATCCGTATCGTATACCAACAAGGATGTTCTACATTGTTTAGCAACATGAACACTACTTTTGATGATTCAGGAGTAAACTTAAACTGTTCTGGTCTTAACACAGCTGGAAATGCCTACAAACCACTTAACACATTAGACATCTATAACGGACAAAGTTCTTTAGGAGGATGGAGACTTGTTATTGCTGATTTAACTGTAGCAAACAGCGGAACTTTAAACAGCTTTGGTGTTAACATCTGTTCCAGAACAGTAACATTAGGTAGCGAAAGCTTCGGATTACAAGATTTCAACATCTACCCTAACCCGAACAACGGAAACTTCAAAGTTTCATTTAACTCGAATTCAAGCAATGAGATTAAAGTTGTATTACATGACATCAGAGGTCGTGAAATCTTCAACCAATCGTATCAAAATGCAGGTTTATTCAACCAAGACATTCAGTTAAACAATGTTCAGTCTGGTATCTATATCGTATCTGTTCTTGATGGAGATCGTAAAGAAGTAAGAAAGATTGTTATCGAATAA
- a CDS encoding reprolysin-like metallopeptidase, which produces MKRKILLSFASVFAMSVGYAQNGRLWTPAKQERVVISQKAQRESFPTNYSLYNLDFSSLKAELSKAPSRFSNNSDVIISIPNADGKIEKFRIYEASNFAPELQLQFPDIRSYIGIGIDDQYAQLRISISPEGIQTMVFRAGKKAEFMEPYSADSKTYALYTSAREKGKLPFNCSTPHEEAVNNELLNKINPSQQLSNTGQLKTMRLALSCTGEYTTFHGGTVAGALAAMNATMTRVNGVFEKDLAIHLNIIANNSLVIYTNAATDPYSDAAAGAGGAWNAELQNNLTAVLGNAAYDIGHLFGASGGGGNAGCIGCVCVDNSKGSGYTSPSDDVPMGDTFDIDYVAHELGHQLGANHTFSHNIEGTGVNVEPGSGSSIMGYAGITDYNVQAHSDDYFTYRSILQIQNNMAGKSCPVTTPTGNQAPVISAGANYTIPKGTAFVLRGTGTDPDGNPLTYNWEQNDTAVSGNTGANSVASPTKATGPTFRSVAPSATPVRYMPDFATVLQNKLTTTWESVSDVARTLNFTLTGRDNVANVGQTNTSSMAVTVNASAGPFKVTSPANDNVSWTQGSTQTITWDVAGTTANNINTANVNILFSSDNGATFTTLVANTPNDGSQAITVPNVAAPYCRIKVEAVGNIFYALSKNISVGYTVTVQKTCTDYTRTFAAVELPTSYTGYGIPVPDNYTISDFNIKVDINSQRTSDLSLGVALPNTSTINSLFFTGGNCLASIGNLKATFDDDGANFSCAATATNQTYKPSSPLSVYEGMNSGGQWMFAAKKANASRSATLNSITFQFCKTETSVTLGSDSFNLQDFNIYPNPNTGNFNVEFKSNSNNEIKVVVHDIRGREIFNKSYQNAGLFNQNLQLNNVQSGIYLVTVQDGDRKEVRKIVIE; this is translated from the coding sequence ATGAAAAGAAAAATACTTTTGTCTTTCGCATCAGTATTTGCTATGTCCGTTGGCTATGCCCAAAATGGCCGACTATGGACACCCGCAAAGCAAGAAAGAGTAGTTATTTCACAAAAAGCACAGAGAGAATCTTTCCCTACTAACTATTCTCTTTATAATTTAGACTTCAGCAGCTTAAAAGCAGAGCTTTCGAAAGCACCAAGTCGTTTTTCCAACAATTCGGATGTAATTATTTCCATCCCGAATGCAGACGGAAAAATTGAGAAATTCAGAATTTACGAAGCGTCAAACTTTGCTCCGGAATTGCAATTACAATTCCCGGATATTCGTTCTTATATCGGGATCGGAATTGACGATCAATATGCGCAATTACGTATAAGTATTTCACCGGAAGGTATTCAGACTATGGTATTCCGAGCTGGTAAAAAAGCGGAATTCATGGAGCCATATTCAGCAGATTCTAAAACATATGCGCTTTACACTTCGGCAAGAGAGAAAGGAAAACTTCCTTTTAACTGTTCTACACCGCACGAAGAAGCAGTAAACAATGAATTACTAAACAAAATCAACCCATCACAACAACTTTCTAACACAGGACAGTTAAAAACGATGCGTTTGGCACTATCCTGTACAGGAGAATACACCACTTTCCACGGTGGTACGGTTGCCGGAGCTTTAGCAGCTATGAATGCAACTATGACACGTGTAAACGGTGTATTTGAAAAAGACCTTGCTATACATTTAAACATTATTGCCAACAACTCGTTAGTAATTTACACCAATGCAGCAACAGATCCTTATTCTGATGCAGCTGCCGGTGCCGGTGGTGCATGGAATGCCGAATTACAAAACAACTTAACTGCCGTTCTTGGTAATGCTGCCTACGATATCGGACACTTATTTGGTGCTTCCGGAGGTGGAGGTAACGCCGGATGTATCGGTTGTGTTTGCGTAGACAACAGCAAAGGTAGCGGATATACATCCCCATCTGACGATGTACCAATGGGAGACACTTTTGATATTGACTATGTGGCACACGAACTAGGCCACCAATTAGGAGCTAACCACACGTTTTCACACAATATTGAAGGAACAGGTGTAAATGTTGAGCCGGGTTCAGGATCATCCATTATGGGATATGCCGGAATTACCGACTATAACGTTCAGGCACACTCTGACGACTACTTCACTTACAGAAGTATCCTACAGATCCAAAACAACATGGCTGGTAAATCTTGTCCGGTAACCACTCCAACAGGAAACCAGGCACCGGTTATCAGTGCAGGAGCAAACTATACCATTCCAAAAGGAACAGCTTTCGTACTGAGAGGTACCGGAACGGATCCGGACGGAAACCCATTGACGTATAACTGGGAACAAAACGACACTGCTGTTTCGGGTAACACAGGAGCAAACAGTGTAGCATCGCCAACAAAAGCGACTGGTCCAACTTTCCGTTCTGTAGCACCGTCTGCAACACCGGTACGTTATATGCCTGATTTCGCTACGGTATTACAAAACAAATTAACGACAACATGGGAATCGGTATCTGATGTAGCGCGAACCCTTAACTTTACGCTTACAGGAAGAGATAACGTAGCCAACGTAGGACAAACCAACACGTCTTCAATGGCAGTAACCGTTAATGCTTCTGCAGGTCCGTTTAAAGTAACATCTCCGGCAAACGACAACGTATCCTGGACACAAGGATCTACACAAACCATTACCTGGGATGTTGCCGGTACAACCGCAAACAACATCAACACGGCTAATGTTAACATTTTATTCTCAAGCGACAATGGAGCAACATTTACTACTTTAGTAGCCAATACACCAAACGACGGATCTCAGGCAATCACCGTTCCTAACGTAGCCGCTCCATACTGTAGAATTAAAGTAGAAGCTGTAGGAAACATTTTCTACGCTTTATCGAAAAACATCTCTGTAGGATATACTGTAACGGTACAAAAAACATGTACAGATTACACCAGAACATTTGCAGCAGTTGAATTACCAACAAGCTATACCGGATACGGCATTCCAGTTCCGGACAACTATACAATTTCTGATTTCAACATCAAAGTAGACATCAACAGTCAAAGAACAAGTGATTTGAGCTTAGGTGTCGCCCTTCCAAACACTTCAACCATTAACTCTTTATTCTTTACAGGAGGAAACTGTTTAGCATCGATCGGTAACTTAAAAGCTACTTTCGACGATGACGGAGCCAACTTCAGTTGTGCTGCAACAGCAACCAACCAGACGTACAAACCAAGTTCACCATTAAGCGTATACGAAGGAATGAACTCTGGCGGACAATGGATGTTTGCTGCTAAAAAAGCCAATGCATCAAGATCGGCAACCTTAAACAGCATCACGTTCCAATTCTGTAAAACAGAAACATCGGTAACCCTTGGATCTGATAGCTTCAATTTACAAGATTTCAACATCTACCCGAACCCGAACACCGGAAACTTCAATGTGGAATTCAAATCGAATTCCAACAACGAAATCAAAGTGGTTGTTCACGACATCAGAGGTCGAGAAATCTTCAACAAATCGTACCAGAACGCAGGCTTATTTAACCAGAACCTTCAGTTAAATAATGTACAATCCGGAATTTATCTGGTAACTGTTCAGGATGGCGACAGAAAAGAAGTTAGAAAGATTGTCATAGAATAA